The genomic DNA ataaattaaaaatagatttcagtGAGGATTAAGATTCAAATTCTAATACTATCTTAATGGTGAACTGTAAAACTATGACAAACTAGTACTTAAGAATTAGATGCTGCAGTTTTACAATATCCAGCAAGAATAGCAACAAAACGGCACCAGGGTGATTGCTTATCGTTTCCTGTTTTCTCTTCATTCTATTCACAGGCCAATTTCGTATCGAAGCTACTCAAACAGATAGCAAAAGCTTGGAATGTCGAAAGCGGGTACCGGTAGTCCATGGTGAACATATCTTTCGCAACCTTGCCAAACTGAAGTATGATCTTATCATGACCCGGTGCAGCTGGCTGTGTGGCGGTTGCTAGGTTGGGAGCAGCGGGTTGTGGAGCGGCAATCAGCTGGAAGTTCTTCACAGAGGCAATCGTCACACGGCCCCGGAAGTTGAGGCACCAACATTGTAGCTGCTCGTGCCAACGAGGTGGTTTGTTTCGGAGTACTAACGGTCTCTCCTTTGCATCGGTCTCTTCAGCTCCTCCAGAAATATCAGAGAACCGCGAACTGCTAAAATCGAAGGAGCGGTCCATGTAAGAGGACGTGGAGGAAAGGCTGCGGAAAGAATTAAAGTTGCGAGTAACTAGACTGTCAGGTTGTCCAGGGACCGCGCCACCGGGCTCAAGGGAGGATGCTGGGATAGAGTGGATGACACAGTGCATCCGTCGTGGTCCTCGAGTTCCGAGAACATTCAATTCATATGTCACCTGAGCTATGGGATAGCTGCTTGATGGCACCTTGGGTGAAACTTTCTTTGAGTAGAATCTATGGCTGGTTCGACCAGTAGGGCAAATAGCAGCCCTGTTGTATGGAGGCTGAGTATCATTGATCCTGAACTTTGTCCCTACAAAATTTGACCTAAAATGCCAGGGAAAGAAGTAGCAGTATTCAGTTTACTcggttttatttaaaatttatataaaagatgtacaaacaaaagatgaaacaccTCAATTTCCCGATGTAGGTGCTGCTCGAGCGTGATATGTTGCCAGCATCCATCGAAATGGTGTATTCGGTACAAGTTGGTTTCCGATTTCTCTTAGCTGATAAGAGAAATTTACCATTCTCAACAAGCACAGCTACATGGGAACATCCAGAAATGTTGAGTTGTTAACTAATAGAAATATACATCTGACTGTTtgttcaaagaaattcaaaatgctATTCAAAGAAAAGACCAATTAaccaaaataaaactaaattcctGATTTGCTTCAGCATTGTTAATCCTAGCATACACGAGCATAGCAATAACTACTAAATGTACCATGAACACACAAACAATCTTGCAAATAGTTTGTTCTTCGAACACTTTGATAGAAAATAAACCGAAGTAGAGTTATTTGGGTATGTAAACAATTCCGATATTTAAGTCAGAATGCATACGGATAATCACATAAACTTGTGATTCAATACAGAACCTACGCTGATGCACAAGATTAAACAGATGAAATAAAACaattcaacttccatggttgctCAATTTGGACCTTGATCAACTGTGTGACTTGAGaaaacttgaatgaaaaattagtATTGCAATTTCAAAAGTCAGTTTAAAAGCAAGAAAATTTACTGTAGTGCAGTGTTATATGTGTTCCATGACAAAATTATTAAGACAATCCAACATGCCTTTTGCACatcaagaatggaaaatatggaCACAATACAAAAACTTCATATTGGTGATATTTGTTGGCCAAATTTAGCAAACAAAGAGCATGCTTACCAGGAATAAGACAACTTACCAGAACTAAGACATAAATAGAGATGATAAGTTGATTTTGACTTATCCCTCTTGATGAAACATTGGATTACCCCATCTCGAGCTCCAGGctatatacaaaatcaaacaaaaatctAAAAGTCAGTAATGAATCAAACTTTAGGAGGAAATAAAGGTAATGCATCGACTTCTTAATGTGCTATAAATGTTCCAACTATAATATCTTCGTTGTTAAGTGAGAATATAAAGATTACCTGTTTTAAAGATACAGGAAAAGTGAGCTTCCCAGAAAACTCTGGACTTCTTACTACCTCTTTACACATCTCCCTCCATGATTTGCACACAGCTGCACATGACACAACATGCTTGCGCGATGGCCATGTAGCTTCATTTTCTTCTAACcttttaatcacatcaaaaagtAGCTCCGAAGGAAGAGTAGCCCAGCGACTTTGCTGAACAACTTGAAGGGGTTCATGGGCATCATAAACAGAACCTTGAGATTTCCCTTTATGATGGCCAGAAAAGCCTGAAAGCCTCACTTCAAAACTCCGCCTTGACAAACTACCAAAGCTATCCCTCACATCACGAACAATGCTCCGGAATGAGTCAAATGACATCTGGCTTAGCTGAACCATGATAGAAGCAAGAAAGAATGCTACTCAAGAAGTAAATAAATGATAGCAGAAAGCCAGTGCACATAAAATCAACTAACTGTATAAATTGACAAGAAATCCTGAATAAAATGAACAACTATGAACAAGAGCGAATCTGCCCCCCTtcaaaaatttttttattaaaatcattATAGTTTATAATTTCAGCCGTCCCCctcaaatcaatttttttttattggtaTCATTATAGTTTATAATGTTGCCCCTCCTATTTACACATTTTGCCCCTTATTATAGTTTTTTTAAGGGGTCAATTCCCGGCGGACGCATGTCCTCAAGGAAAAAAAATTCCTCTTGCCCTCTAGCCACGTGGCGGTCTGCTATAAACTgatcccgtgatttacctcctttccTACAACCTGAGGACAAATTGTGAGGGGTGTCTAgagtgagcgtaatcacctttgctacaataattttatatatttttggctTAATGCTTGTATGGTTCCGTACATTGAGAAAGATATTTTTAATGGAATTGGAAATGAAGCTATTATGCAAGATCATGACTTCTCGTCGTAAACAATTATAATTTCAGTGTAAATTTTTTTTGAAGTATATTTATTGACCTCCCTCTCGGCTCTATTCATGGATTTGCCCCTGACTATGAAATATAAATCTGAAAAAACTATATGACTTCAAGAAAAATTTATAGATCACCAATGAGAAGTCCTTGACACATCAACTTTTAATGGACTTAAACACGTATAATAGATCTTCTATACATCAAAAGACAAATGGGCTTCTTTAAACACATACAGTTCAAAAGCTTAAGCTAGTTAGCTAGTCTTTTTATAACCATTAAATAAACTAAcacaataatattattttaaaagatacTACTGGTATGAAATAGTTCATCTCAACCAATAAATACATAAAACTACAAACATGAGTTGGTGCAACCtaaaaagaaaccaaaagaacaTATTCGCCCAATATCAATTAAAGTAAACTGCTTTAATATATTCCAACGAGATGGAGTCTTTTTCTTTAAAGTTCCGTGAAACTCATCAACGACATCTGAAGTCATAAAGTGCTAAGATATAATAGCATGCACAACTCAAaaggaaacataaaaaaaaatattctcccAATACTTATAAATGAACACTATAGAAACATTCCCGCAATATGGGTTCCTTTCcctgaaatttattttaaaataccaGAATTCACGAATTGCATAGATATGTAAagcataagatcaaaactaaaaaggaaagaaagagaaTTCTTCTCACAGTGCTTCTTCTTTAATTTTCCGTGGaatcaaacaaaaaaaacaatGTTGGTAAAACTAAATGAACATCTCAGTAAACAAGTGAATTACAAGTATACTTTCGCAATAATTGGCTTAAACGTAAATGTCTCATCCCCCAGCCACAATGACACCGAGTTTGAACCTGCTAATTTGAACAAAGAAGCAAAGACAGAGATATGTACGTACCCACTCTTGACCAGAAATAAACCGTCCATAAAACAAGCAGTAAATCGATCACACTAAGATGGATTAGGGAGAATTGACAGATTTCTGGCTTCACCGCATAAAACGGgggataaaatcataaaaatatcaaatttacaACATCCAAAGTCATGATACATCGGAGGAATATCGGAGAAGCCACAAACAATTCCATCGGAAAACATGGGAAGGAGCTCCAAGCATAAACCTTTACCATTAAAAAAAACTGTTTTTTGGAGCTTGTACCCCCAAAATCGAATCCCCTTACGCTCCAAAAACAAACTACGTTAGTCGAAACTAGAATTGCCAGTCTAGTCTCCTCTAAAACCACTCCGTGCAAGCAAATGAAAACGCGCAGAGCTTCCTTGCTCGACAGCAAAGAAAGGAGCGGAATCGATGATTTACCTTGAGTGTCCGAATCCAGAAGCAAAACCCACCTCCGCACTTCAACCTTCAATCCTTGATTCGCCCACAAGCAACGAATCCCCAGACCAACCCCCTCTCTGTATCCGCAGATCCCTTCCTTCTCGCTGCCGCTTCTCGCTTCCCTCTTCTCGAACCCGCACGCGCACAGCAAAGGCGTAACTCAAAGGTCGAAGGCCAAAAAGCATAAATCCAGCAAAGAGGAAGCGAGCAGAGGCTCCCACCCATCGATGTACCTCATCAAGGGGAACGAACCGTTGCCCAATAACAAGGCAGGTACGATATCGTGCTATGAAAAGGTTTGCGTCCCTACCGTTCCATCACGGCGGAGCTAGCCCTTCTTGTGCTTTCTGCGTGGCTCTCCGTTTGTTCATAACGGCTCCGTTTGCGCTCTCGTGCCGCGTGAACTTGAAGCCACTCGGAGAGTGGAGCGGTGTCGACGTCATCTTTCGTCAGCGAAAGTTCCTCCGGAACAGTTTGGCAAGAGGAAGAATATTCCAATTGTCATATCACACTAAATTTAATTACATTAAAATTCATCATACCGTACTTGGTATATGtatgatttttttatataatggCCATATTCaaatatgttaaattttaattctATAATCTAATATGAtggtctaaaattaaaaattcgtaaTAGTCCAATTTCGGACTTACCTCCAATAATactaaattaaaaaggaaaataaaaaattaccctAATCACTCGCATCAGATTTCGGGAGCAAAAGATGGCGGATTTTTGGGGAAAAAGCGAGCGTTATTGGCTTCCGATACGGCGTGTCGGAACGATCGAGTTTATGTCGGTCGTTGCTACCGTGACACGCATCCAACGGTCAGAACTCATGTTGTGGGTTGTTGCGAAGAACGCAAGATACAGATGAATAATTTGATTGTTCTTCCTCCATTGCTTTAAAGAGCGGTTTAGTCCATCAATTGACAAACAATCCACCACACGAGCCTGTTGATAAGACACCATGCCCTGCTGGAAACCCCATAATTAACGCCAACTATCCTTGTCAGAACAGGCACGTCTATATTAGCGAAGTGAAACTCAGGCAAAAACAAAAAGGAAAGGGCTTCTACTAAACTCTGTAACGCAGAAAAAGAGCCAACTTTAGGgccaaatctacctaagttaatCTCTCAATCAATAGATATAAAAATGCTTGCAGATAAAGTAATGGAGCAGATCGATGCATGAGAGACGCAGATGCTATTCAATTCGGGGAAGAAAATCGCTTTCTTGCACGTCTTTCAACGAGctgatatataaaaatttatgtgCAGCTTTCAAGTCATCATCAGCTTTAGAATGATGGACAAGTCGCAATAGGTTTTTCAAGCTTATCTTATCCTCCCTCTGTTAAGTGAAAAGTACGTGTGCTTCGAGAACTCATCGAGTTCAGACACTGACCTGTCAATTGCTCTGTGAGTTAAAACAGTGAATTAAATATGGAACTGAATGGTGCCAGACCTTTATGGCGTTGCCTTTCTTCTTCCATGTTCGAGCACTGTATCTAGTTACTCTCCATTAATGAAGTCAGAATTGCTCACGAGTTGGCGACGTCCATAAGTAAGAGGTTGCTAGATGACAGAGCAGAGTCCTCTGTACTTCCTCTACAGCTTCATGGATTCATGAATAAACTTGTGGATGGTGCATCCAGGGAATGAAGACAGATAAGCAAGTGCAGTGCTACTTAATTTATAGACTGAAGGATTTTAAGGAAACTCTAACTGTGGTTGGCAAAATTTAACAGAGAAATATACCTCTGTGTTATTGTTATAGCTCAGCAACTTCTCTTCTAGTTTAGTTCCATTGATTAAATTGTTGGTCGACTATAAACTATTTTTATTGATCTTAATAAAGGGGATGAATTAATAAGttcgattttaaattttaacaattagaaatcactattttttttttttgagagtcCTTGCTTAAAGACGAATTAAATAAACAATTTTCAGTTCGTTTCCTTCAGCAAATCACGGAACCCAACTCATTGCCACTCGTTTCTTTTTTGCTGTCTGTTCCATTGGTGCTGTGTATGCGGGGTTCCCATCTTCATAATTGTTCATTTAATATTTATAtcagttaaaatttaattttaaaatttattaaaataaaaaatttatactaGTATCAACTACGTTGATACACGAAGACACGATCTTCTTGTCCCAAAAGTTGGACGTTTTTTTATTACAAATAAAAAACAGATGTCACCTTGATTTTCTTCCAATTTGATTTATGCTCTTTTGAACAGGAAATCCCGCGTCCTGCCGCTACTTTTCTTCGTCAACTGCGACATGCGACGACGTTGGAAACAACTCATCGCCTTTAATTTAAAGTCCACCGTCAGGGAATCGTATCCGTCCACGCCAACGAAGATCCACGTGTCTCAAGCACGATCGCCATCCAGACTCGGCCGTAGTCGAG from Zingiber officinale cultivar Zhangliang chromosome 4A, Zo_v1.1, whole genome shotgun sequence includes the following:
- the LOC121969278 gene encoding tubby-like F-box protein 8 isoform X2; protein product: MSFDSFRSIVRDVRDSFGSLSRRSFEVRLSGFSGHHKGKSQGSVYDAHEPLQVVQQSRWATLPSELLFDVIKRLEENEATWPSRKHVVSCAAVCKSWREMCKEVVRSPEFSGKLTFPVSLKQPGARDGVIQCFIKRDKSKSTYHLYLCLSSAVLVENGKFLLSAKRNRKPTCTEYTISMDAGNISRSSSTYIGKLRSNFVGTKFRINDTQPPYNRAAICPTGRTSHRFYSKKVSPKVPSSSYPIAQVTYELNVLGTRGPRRMHCVIHSIPASSLEPGGAVPGQPDSLVTRNFNSFRSLSSTSSYMDRSFDFSSSRFSDISGGAEETDAKERPLVLRNKPPRWHEQLQCWCLNFRGRVTIASVKNFQLIAAPQPAAPNLATATQPAAPGHDKIILQFGKVAKDMFTMDYRYPLSTFQAFAICLSSFDTKLACE
- the LOC121969278 gene encoding tubby-like F-box protein 8 isoform X1, with translation MLSQMSFDSFRSIVRDVRDSFGSLSRRSFEVRLSGFSGHHKGKSQGSVYDAHEPLQVVQQSRWATLPSELLFDVIKRLEENEATWPSRKHVVSCAAVCKSWREMCKEVVRSPEFSGKLTFPVSLKQPGARDGVIQCFIKRDKSKSTYHLYLCLSSAVLVENGKFLLSAKRNRKPTCTEYTISMDAGNISRSSSTYIGKLRSNFVGTKFRINDTQPPYNRAAICPTGRTSHRFYSKKVSPKVPSSSYPIAQVTYELNVLGTRGPRRMHCVIHSIPASSLEPGGAVPGQPDSLVTRNFNSFRSLSSTSSYMDRSFDFSSSRFSDISGGAEETDAKERPLVLRNKPPRWHEQLQCWCLNFRGRVTIASVKNFQLIAAPQPAAPNLATATQPAAPGHDKIILQFGKVAKDMFTMDYRYPLSTFQAFAICLSSFDTKLACE